The proteins below come from a single Bremerella sp. JC817 genomic window:
- the hpnC gene encoding squalene synthase HpnC — protein sequence MTPFLYQLVNYGPQASWQTPSTQDAYAYCQDFTASSYENFSVISWFLPTELHPHFAAIYAYCRWADNLADEIADDAEGLKLLAWWEEQLESCYQQEAHHPVFVALKRTIHEFKIPITPLRNLLIAFRQDKTKKRYATYRDLLAYCRNSADPVGRLVMYLGRCYTPEAVVYSDRVCTGLQLANFWQDVRRDFEMGRIYIPAEDFQQFGLSIDDMPKCAEDEAFQQLMEYQVRRADQLLAAGAPIVDYFPSNLKVDIALFVRGGQAILKQIRQYEFDTWNHRPKVSKATKAKLLMRSWWDIHVRKKPFGSHAYEVPA from the coding sequence GTGACTCCTTTCTTATATCAACTGGTGAATTACGGTCCCCAAGCCAGTTGGCAAACGCCCAGCACGCAGGACGCCTACGCCTATTGCCAGGACTTCACGGCCTCTTCGTACGAGAACTTCTCGGTCATCAGTTGGTTCCTGCCGACCGAATTGCACCCCCATTTTGCGGCCATTTACGCGTATTGCCGCTGGGCAGATAACCTGGCGGACGAGATCGCTGACGATGCCGAAGGGCTCAAGCTGCTTGCCTGGTGGGAAGAACAGCTCGAGTCATGCTATCAACAGGAAGCCCACCACCCGGTCTTTGTGGCCCTGAAACGAACGATCCACGAGTTCAAGATTCCGATCACCCCGCTCCGCAATCTGCTGATCGCTTTCCGGCAAGATAAAACCAAGAAACGCTACGCGACTTATCGCGACCTGCTGGCTTATTGCCGCAACTCGGCCGATCCGGTCGGCCGGTTGGTGATGTACCTCGGGCGATGCTATACGCCGGAAGCGGTCGTTTATTCCGATCGCGTTTGCACTGGGCTGCAATTGGCGAACTTCTGGCAAGATGTTCGCCGCGACTTCGAGATGGGACGTATCTATATCCCGGCCGAAGACTTCCAGCAGTTTGGTCTTTCCATCGACGACATGCCGAAGTGTGCCGAAGACGAGGCCTTCCAACAGTTGATGGAGTACCAAGTCCGCCGAGCCGACCAACTGCTGGCCGCTGGCGCACCGATCGTCGATTACTTTCCCTCGAACCTCAAGGTCGACATCGCCTTGTTCGTTCGTGGTGGCCAGGCCATCTTGAAGCAAATTCGCCAATACGAATTCGATACCTGGAATCATCGTCCGAAGGTCAGCAAGGCGACCAAGGCGAAGCTGCTCATGCGTTCCTGGTGGGACATTCATGTCCGAAAGAAACCGTTTGGCAGTCATGCCTACGAGGTGCCGGCATGA
- the ispH gene encoding 4-hydroxy-3-methylbut-2-enyl diphosphate reductase: MKVILASPRGFCAGVNMAIECLDLALKSFGAPVYVYHEIVHNKYVVETFKKKGAIFVDDLEEVPPKSILLFSAHGVSPEIRKAAKDRDLTAIDATCPLVTKVHLEAIKFAKLGYTICLIGHEGHDEVIGTMGEAPEAIVLVETEEDVDKLEIADPEKLAYLTQTTLSVDDATRIINRLKARFPEIKGPPKADICYATQNRQEAVRILGSEAQLVLVLGSQNSSNSQRLKELAKESGIPGYLIDGANDIQREWFEGVENVLVTAGASAPEDVVQECLDYLVEKFDATIETRSIREEEVHFPLPKELRKLVSIT; the protein is encoded by the coding sequence ATGAAAGTGATTTTAGCAAGTCCACGCGGCTTTTGTGCCGGGGTGAACATGGCCATCGAGTGCCTCGATTTGGCCCTCAAGTCGTTTGGTGCGCCGGTCTACGTCTATCACGAGATCGTCCACAACAAATACGTGGTCGAAACCTTCAAAAAGAAGGGCGCGATCTTTGTGGACGACCTGGAAGAGGTCCCTCCGAAGTCAATCTTGCTGTTCAGCGCTCACGGGGTCTCGCCCGAGATCCGCAAGGCGGCCAAAGATCGCGATCTGACGGCGATCGATGCGACCTGCCCGCTGGTGACCAAGGTCCATCTGGAAGCGATCAAATTCGCCAAGCTGGGTTACACGATCTGTCTGATCGGTCACGAAGGCCACGACGAAGTGATCGGCACCATGGGCGAAGCGCCGGAAGCGATCGTCCTGGTCGAGACCGAAGAAGATGTCGACAAGCTCGAGATCGCCGATCCTGAAAAGCTGGCTTACCTGACGCAGACGACGCTGTCGGTCGACGACGCGACACGCATCATCAATCGGCTGAAGGCCCGCTTCCCCGAAATCAAAGGCCCACCGAAGGCCGACATCTGCTACGCCACCCAGAACCGCCAAGAAGCCGTGCGAATCCTGGGATCGGAAGCGCAGCTGGTGCTGGTTCTGGGAAGCCAGAACAGCTCGAACAGCCAACGTCTGAAAGAACTGGCCAAAGAGTCAGGCATTCCTGGCTACCTGATCGACGGCGCCAACGACATTCAGCGCGAATGGTTCGAGGGCGTGGAAAACGTTCTGGTGACCGCCGGCGCGAGTGCTCCGGAAGATGTCGTTCAGGAATGCCTTGATTACCTGGTCGAGAAGTTCGACGCCACGATCGAAACCCGTTCGATCCGCGAAGAAGAAGTGCACTTCCCACTGCCGAAGGAACTGCGAAAGTTGGTTTCGATTACGTAG
- a CDS encoding DUF1080 domain-containing protein gives MPFAARFSSKAPFLSILLLGLIGSGIAPQATAWGQTPGLTPEEIEDGWISLFDGETLFGWKAMAKNDWKVVDGTIQVTSGDVGLLCTTTQFADFDLKVDFKADKDTNSGIFLRSSPKPKSPSYDCYELNIAPPSNSFPTGSLVAREKVTPECKPGEWHTFEVRCQGPLIEVKLDGEVVSTLEDRDYLGKGFIGLQHNGGKVQFRNIALKPLGLKSIFNGKDLSGWKTYPEYATKFSVTEEGEIHAENGPGQLETEGVYANFVLQMDAKTNAENLNSGLFFRSIPGEKMNGYESQIHNGIEGDDPTKPLDSGTGAIFRRCVARKVVSKDKEWLTKTLIAEGAHISVWVNGYQVTDWTDDRKPDANPRKGQRLEAGTIILQGHDPTTDVLFKNFEIQELPERWPLNRVSE, from the coding sequence ATGCCTTTTGCCGCTCGCTTTTCCTCCAAAGCTCCGTTTTTATCGATCTTGCTGCTTGGGTTGATCGGGAGTGGCATCGCTCCGCAGGCCACGGCCTGGGGTCAAACGCCGGGACTGACGCCGGAAGAAATCGAAGATGGCTGGATTTCGCTATTCGACGGCGAAACCCTCTTCGGATGGAAAGCCATGGCCAAGAATGACTGGAAAGTGGTCGACGGTACCATCCAGGTCACCAGCGGCGATGTCGGCTTGCTCTGCACGACGACCCAGTTCGCCGACTTCGATCTGAAGGTCGATTTTAAAGCGGATAAGGATACCAACAGCGGGATCTTCCTGCGGTCGAGCCCCAAGCCGAAGAGTCCTTCCTACGACTGCTATGAACTGAACATCGCCCCGCCCAGCAACTCGTTCCCGACCGGCAGCCTGGTGGCTCGAGAGAAGGTCACGCCGGAATGTAAACCTGGCGAGTGGCATACCTTCGAGGTCCGCTGCCAGGGTCCGCTGATCGAAGTGAAGCTGGACGGCGAAGTTGTCTCGACGCTCGAAGACCGAGATTACCTGGGCAAAGGATTCATTGGCTTGCAGCATAACGGTGGCAAGGTTCAGTTTCGTAACATCGCCTTGAAACCGCTCGGGCTGAAATCGATCTTCAACGGCAAAGACCTCAGCGGCTGGAAGACTTACCCGGAATACGCCACCAAGTTCAGCGTCACCGAAGAAGGCGAGATCCATGCCGAGAACGGTCCTGGTCAGCTCGAAACAGAAGGCGTCTACGCCAACTTCGTCTTGCAGATGGATGCCAAGACCAACGCCGAAAACCTGAACTCAGGCCTCTTCTTCCGCAGCATCCCTGGCGAGAAGATGAATGGCTATGAAAGCCAGATCCATAACGGCATCGAAGGGGACGATCCGACCAAACCGCTCGATAGCGGAACCGGAGCGATCTTCCGCCGCTGTGTCGCCCGAAAAGTGGTGAGCAAAGACAAAGAATGGCTCACCAAGACGCTGATCGCCGAAGGTGCCCACATCTCGGTCTGGGTGAACGGTTACCAGGTGACCGATTGGACCGACGATCGCAAGCCTGACGCCAACCCTCGCAAAGGCCAACGCCTGGAAGCGGGCACGATCATCCTGCAAGGGCACGACCCCACCACCGACGTTCTGTTTAAGAACTTCGAGATTCAAGAACTGCCAGAACGCTGGCCTTTGAATCGCGTAAGCGAGTAA
- a CDS encoding SDR family NAD(P)-dependent oxidoreductase gives MATSLITGGAGFIGSHLAEALLDAGHQVIVVDDESTGSKKNIEPLLDHPSFRFVHGTVSDRDLVKDLVNQSDEVYHLAAAVGVALINQEPIQTIERNIYPTELLLAEVQRRHAEGDNVRLFLASTSEVYGKNPKDKWTEEDDLVFGATTRPRWSYGASKAIDEFLALAYWYQKQTPVVIGRFFNVVGPRQTGAYGMVLPRFVDAALAGKSPTVHHDGSQIRCFAHVADVVGAVIQLMRTDAAVGQVFNIGSDRPVTILELAKMVISQVNPELEVTFQTYEEAYSSNFEDINRRVPDLTKIKNCIDYAPQFTLEDIVADVIRHQKG, from the coding sequence ATGGCAACTTCTCTTATCACTGGCGGCGCTGGCTTCATTGGATCGCATTTGGCGGAAGCCTTGCTCGATGCTGGCCACCAGGTGATCGTCGTCGACGACGAATCGACCGGCTCGAAGAAGAACATCGAACCGCTCTTGGATCATCCCAGCTTTCGCTTCGTGCATGGCACCGTTTCTGATCGCGACCTGGTGAAAGACCTGGTCAATCAGTCGGACGAAGTTTACCACCTGGCGGCTGCGGTTGGGGTGGCCTTGATCAATCAAGAGCCGATTCAGACGATCGAACGCAATATTTATCCGACCGAACTGCTGCTGGCCGAAGTGCAGCGACGTCACGCCGAAGGAGACAACGTGCGGCTCTTTTTGGCCAGCACGTCCGAAGTCTACGGCAAAAACCCGAAGGATAAGTGGACTGAAGAAGACGATTTGGTCTTTGGAGCCACAACCCGACCACGCTGGAGCTATGGAGCGTCAAAGGCAATCGACGAGTTCCTGGCACTGGCCTATTGGTACCAAAAGCAGACTCCAGTCGTGATTGGCCGCTTCTTCAATGTGGTGGGGCCGCGGCAGACTGGGGCCTATGGGATGGTTCTGCCTCGCTTCGTCGATGCCGCTTTGGCGGGCAAATCGCCGACGGTTCACCACGATGGCAGCCAGATTCGCTGTTTTGCCCATGTTGCGGACGTGGTGGGTGCCGTGATCCAACTGATGCGGACCGATGCCGCCGTGGGCCAGGTCTTCAATATCGGAAGCGACCGCCCGGTGACTATTCTGGAACTCGCCAAGATGGTGATCTCGCAGGTCAATCCGGAACTGGAAGTAACCTTCCAAACCTATGAAGAAGCTTACAGTTCCAACTTCGAGGACATCAACCGCAGGGTGCCTGACCTGACGAAGATTAAGAACTGTATCGACTACGCTCCGCAGTTCACCCTGGAAGACATCGTCGCTGACGTGATTCGGCACCAGAAGGGTTAG
- a CDS encoding squalene/phytoene synthase family protein yields the protein MTTTLADSYALCRQLSRQSRSNFLLSFWFLPRAKRQAMYALYAFFRHTDDLADAEGTEQSIQLEAWRHQLKAALADDYLDARLPAVVDTVRRYEIPPQYLFESIDGVESDLTRTRFADFPELKHYCYQVASAIGLSCLPIWGIRPNFNREAAIAAGIAFQLTNILRDIREDAQRGRIYLPQDELAQFEVSEQSLLEGKLSPGFEPMMRFQIERAESLFAQAQDLCGDLQPDGRSIYDAMTETYHHLLVQIARQPTEVLRRKIQVGSWRKVTLLARLAMSRMPLGSRRTLSTEGT from the coding sequence ATGACGACAACGCTCGCCGATAGCTATGCCCTGTGCCGACAGCTTTCACGCCAGTCGCGATCGAACTTCCTGCTATCGTTCTGGTTCTTGCCGCGTGCGAAACGTCAGGCGATGTACGCTTTATATGCATTCTTCCGTCACACCGACGACCTGGCCGATGCCGAAGGAACCGAGCAGTCGATCCAGCTCGAAGCCTGGCGTCACCAACTGAAAGCGGCCCTCGCCGACGATTACCTCGATGCCCGCCTACCAGCAGTCGTCGACACGGTTCGGCGGTACGAGATTCCACCGCAGTACCTGTTCGAGTCGATCGATGGCGTGGAAAGCGACCTGACCCGAACCCGCTTCGCCGACTTTCCGGAACTGAAGCACTACTGCTACCAGGTAGCATCGGCGATTGGCCTAAGCTGCTTGCCGATCTGGGGCATCCGGCCCAACTTCAATCGCGAGGCAGCGATCGCTGCCGGCATCGCGTTTCAATTAACGAACATTCTCCGCGACATTCGCGAAGACGCTCAGCGTGGCCGCATCTATTTGCCGCAGGACGAACTGGCACAGTTCGAGGTGTCCGAACAATCACTGCTGGAGGGTAAGCTGTCGCCGGGGTTCGAGCCGATGATGCGGTTCCAGATCGAGCGAGCCGAAAGTCTCTTCGCCCAGGCCCAGGATTTATGCGGCGATTTGCAACCTGATGGCCGGAGCATCTACGATGCGATGACCGAAACGTATCATCACCTGTTGGTTCAAATTGCTCGGCAACCGACGGAAGTCCTTCGTCGCAAGATCCAAGTTGGGTCGTGGCGTAAGGTCACCTTGCTGGCCCGACTGGCCATGTCGCGAATGCCGCTCGGTTCGCGTCGAACCTTATCGACGGAGGGAACCTGA
- a CDS encoding cation:proton antiporter, with product MEEKLYLLYFAGILALGISAQWLSWRLRLPSILLLLAFGFLASFLPQNPDEMIGREVLFPIVSLSVAVILFEGGMSLRFAELREVGPALGGLVTIGALIVWGLASLAAYFVVGFSPAIAAVVGAIVVVTGPTVVGPLLSHIRPSRKIGSLAKWEGIVIDPIGAVLAVLVFEFIMKTGEGATWVTPLWSIAMTILVGVVLGVLTAYMMIFSLKSYWIPDFLHNAFILAVLLLVFAASNYIQSESGLLTVTVLGLLMANQKQIPVRHIFEFKENLRVLLISCLFIVLAARIPLSTLIEVGWVGLLFVALLIVVVRPASVFLSTFGSGLNWREKTFLCFMAPRGIVAAAVGSIFSFELTHHAENLDLKQIGSLNEGELVVPVVFMVIVGTVTFYGLTAAPVSRWLGLASPAPQGVLIAGADRWIRELAVMIKNAGFHVVLVDTNFRNITAARMQGLSAQCASILSDFVSEELNLGGVGRLLAATPNDEVNSLACMEFTHLFGRKEVFQLSPWDSGSGKRQSVSDHLRGRVIFGHGLDFYKIARRVTAGAQFKKTSITEEFTYHDFQQTHGESATLLFVITETNRLRMVTADDSFVPKAGQTIIALIDARPEPIKLPPKSDGDGDSSPPEESPAKPAESS from the coding sequence GTGGAAGAAAAGCTTTACCTGCTTTATTTTGCCGGTATTTTGGCCCTGGGCATTAGCGCGCAGTGGCTCTCCTGGCGATTGCGACTCCCCTCCATCCTGCTGCTGTTGGCATTTGGGTTTTTGGCCAGCTTCTTGCCTCAAAACCCAGACGAAATGATCGGGCGGGAAGTTTTATTTCCCATCGTCTCGCTTTCGGTCGCCGTCATTCTGTTTGAAGGAGGGATGAGCCTGCGCTTTGCGGAACTCCGTGAAGTGGGCCCAGCCCTAGGCGGCCTGGTAACCATTGGTGCGCTCATTGTTTGGGGGCTCGCCTCTTTGGCGGCTTATTTCGTCGTGGGCTTCTCGCCCGCCATTGCCGCGGTGGTGGGGGCGATTGTGGTGGTGACCGGTCCGACGGTGGTTGGGCCGCTGTTAAGTCATATCAGGCCTTCTCGAAAGATTGGCTCGCTGGCCAAGTGGGAAGGGATCGTGATCGACCCGATCGGGGCCGTCCTGGCGGTTCTCGTGTTCGAGTTCATCATGAAGACGGGCGAAGGGGCGACCTGGGTGACGCCTCTCTGGTCGATCGCCATGACCATTCTGGTCGGCGTGGTGCTGGGTGTGCTGACCGCCTACATGATGATCTTCTCGCTGAAGAGCTACTGGATTCCCGACTTCCTGCACAACGCGTTCATCCTGGCGGTATTGCTGCTGGTGTTCGCGGCCTCGAACTACATTCAATCGGAATCAGGTCTGTTAACGGTGACCGTGCTCGGTCTGTTGATGGCCAATCAAAAGCAGATTCCGGTGCGCCATATCTTCGAATTCAAAGAGAACCTCCGCGTTCTGTTGATCTCGTGCTTGTTCATCGTTCTGGCGGCTCGTATTCCGCTGTCGACACTCATCGAAGTGGGCTGGGTTGGCCTGCTGTTTGTCGCACTGCTGATTGTGGTGGTGCGTCCGGCTTCGGTCTTCCTGTCGACCTTCGGAAGTGGTTTGAACTGGCGGGAGAAGACGTTTCTCTGCTTTATGGCTCCGCGCGGGATCGTGGCGGCTGCGGTCGGTTCGATTTTCTCGTTCGAGCTGACTCACCATGCTGAAAACCTCGACCTGAAGCAGATCGGAAGCCTGAACGAAGGCGAACTGGTCGTGCCGGTCGTCTTTATGGTGATTGTTGGCACGGTGACCTTCTACGGTCTTACGGCGGCGCCCGTTTCGCGGTGGCTCGGCTTGGCCAGTCCGGCACCCCAGGGGGTGCTAATCGCCGGGGCGGATCGTTGGATCCGCGAACTGGCGGTGATGATTAAGAACGCCGGCTTCCATGTCGTGCTGGTCGATACCAACTTCCGCAACATCACTGCCGCACGTATGCAGGGGCTTTCCGCCCAGTGTGCGAGTATTCTGTCCGACTTTGTTAGCGAAGAACTCAACCTTGGTGGTGTCGGTCGACTGCTGGCCGCGACTCCGAATGACGAGGTGAACTCGCTCGCCTGTATGGAGTTCACGCACCTGTTCGGACGCAAAGAAGTGTTCCAGCTTAGCCCCTGGGACTCCGGTTCTGGCAAGCGTCAGTCGGTTTCGGATCACTTGCGGGGCCGCGTGATCTTCGGGCACGGGCTCGACTTCTATAAGATCGCTCGCCGCGTGACCGCTGGTGCTCAGTTCAAGAAGACGTCGATCACCGAAGAGTTCACCTACCACGACTTCCAGCAGACACATGGCGAGTCGGCCACGCTGCTATTTGTCATCACAGAAACCAACCGCTTGCGGATGGTGACGGCCGACGACAGTTTCGTGCCGAAGGCTGGCCAGACGATCATCGCGCTGATCGATGCTCGCCCGGAACCGATCAAGCTTCCGCCGAAGAGCGATGGTGACGGCGATTCTAGCCCGCCGGAAGAATCGCCAGCGAAACCAGCGGAATCTTCGTAA
- a CDS encoding prepilin-type N-terminal cleavage/methylation domain-containing protein: protein MWNTPKPLSAMKARGLTLVEMLMATALTLIMFAAVAQIFGMMGASMRDARATIELSGNLRTVANTLQQDLDNISVDVLPWVQPGANQGYFEIIEGPDREVDFATLSVVPAVTDSGSMCGDADDIICFTAYSKDQPFTGRVYGTLATRPAANITPDRPEKFYIDTSSGNFSTIESHYAEVVYFTKLTPADDRNLEATDTVDYRDATETVTLYRRVFLIRPDILIGDSTGFSGLQTSNALSNAEARNYYDLSLRNGTGANNRWQTNSLEDLQSRENRIGRAFVGPSTPPHIFQPATLLTFEQLNGSLGAGNLLNRTGEDVILAKTLAFDVKVYDPRAVVLEELSAGTIAITPNDIGYDGTDATNYSTVDYMTGTFVDLNWQSRANAVAGSGSVLGGIPTTKSMLNNIEVNSASLYGTAPTTFADLQTSFPGIPSRLTPATPGVPAAAGTGPDLTLTYAYYDTWPFLYEMDGIDQDGDGVVDEGTNGFDDDGDGVVDDKYATDLNGDGDTLDAGEASELETSPPYTVPLRGVSVMIRAIEPATRQVRQDTVVADFIPE, encoded by the coding sequence ATGTGGAATACTCCCAAACCGCTGTCTGCGATGAAAGCGCGCGGGCTGACGCTCGTGGAAATGTTGATGGCGACCGCCCTCACATTGATCATGTTCGCCGCCGTGGCTCAGATCTTCGGCATGATGGGGGCCAGCATGCGAGACGCCCGAGCCACCATCGAGCTCTCTGGCAACTTGCGAACTGTCGCCAATACGCTGCAGCAAGATCTCGATAACATCTCGGTCGATGTGCTGCCTTGGGTGCAGCCAGGAGCGAACCAAGGTTACTTCGAGATCATCGAAGGCCCAGATCGTGAAGTTGACTTCGCCACGTTGAGCGTTGTTCCAGCGGTGACCGATTCCGGATCGATGTGCGGCGATGCCGACGACATCATCTGTTTCACCGCTTACAGTAAAGACCAACCATTCACCGGCCGCGTTTACGGCACTCTGGCGACACGCCCCGCCGCGAATATCACTCCCGATCGTCCAGAGAAGTTCTACATCGATACGTCGTCGGGCAACTTCAGCACGATTGAATCGCACTATGCGGAAGTGGTCTACTTCACCAAGCTGACCCCGGCCGACGACCGTAATTTGGAAGCGACCGATACCGTCGACTATCGCGACGCGACGGAAACAGTCACGCTCTACCGCCGCGTGTTCCTGATTCGCCCTGATATCTTGATTGGCGACTCAACCGGTTTTAGCGGCCTTCAAACTTCCAATGCGCTGTCGAATGCGGAAGCTCGTAACTACTACGATCTTTCGCTTCGCAACGGCACCGGTGCCAACAATCGATGGCAGACGAACTCGCTGGAAGACCTGCAAAGCCGCGAGAATCGAATTGGCCGAGCGTTCGTGGGCCCCTCGACACCCCCGCATATCTTTCAACCAGCAACCTTGCTGACGTTCGAGCAGTTGAACGGCTCGCTGGGTGCCGGCAACTTGCTGAACCGTACCGGCGAAGATGTGATCCTGGCGAAAACCCTCGCGTTTGACGTAAAGGTCTACGACCCACGGGCCGTAGTGCTGGAGGAGCTCTCGGCCGGTACCATCGCGATCACACCGAACGATATCGGCTACGACGGGACGGACGCCACGAACTACAGCACCGTCGACTACATGACCGGTACGTTTGTCGACTTGAACTGGCAAAGCCGAGCCAATGCGGTGGCCGGTTCTGGCAGTGTGCTGGGTGGCATCCCAACCACGAAGTCGATGCTGAACAACATCGAGGTCAATTCGGCTTCGCTATACGGAACGGCTCCGACCACGTTTGCTGACCTGCAGACGAGCTTCCCAGGCATTCCTTCCCGCCTGACGCCTGCTACTCCGGGCGTTCCTGCTGCGGCCGGTACTGGTCCCGATCTAACGCTGACGTATGCCTATTACGACACTTGGCCGTTTCTGTACGAGATGGACGGGATCGATCAAGATGGCGACGGCGTGGTGGATGAAGGGACCAACGGTTTTGACGACGACGGCGATGGCGTGGTCGACGATAAGTACGCCACCGACTTAAACGGCGACGGCGACACGTTAGACGCCGGCGAAGCCAGCGAACTGGAAACCTCGCCGCCCTATACCGTGCCGCTGCGAGGCGTTTCTGTCATGATTCGGGCGATCGAACCAGCAACGCGTCAGGTTCGCCAAGACACTGTGGTGGCCGACTTCATTCCGGAATAA